A genomic region of Raphanus sativus cultivar WK10039 chromosome 6, ASM80110v3, whole genome shotgun sequence contains the following coding sequences:
- the LOC108807300 gene encoding aluminum-activated malate transporter 13 isoform X2 codes for MWNKSIEITMEDDEVSRRTRKKTEHPKKMKNILKNLWNVGKEDTRRLKHALKVGVSLTLVSLLYLMEPFFKGATLRKGLNRGLGTLIAGSLAYLIEFVAINSGKIFGGIFIGAAVFIIGSTITYMRFVPYVKKNYDYGMLVFLLTFNLITVSSYRIDTVIKIAHQRLLTIAMGIGICLFMSLLVFPIWSGDDLHMSTVSKLQGLSRSTEACVTKYFEEKEKDNEDSNSDSDDDDVIYKGYKTVLDSKSSDEALAMYASWEPRHSLRCHKFPSQQYIKIGSVLRKFGHTVVALHGCLQTEIQTPTSIRILFKDPCVRLAGEICKVLSELSESILNKRHCSPEILSDNLEVALKDLNAAIKSQPKLFLGSNLHGDITNKHLNRNVSYYNDSNNVVGNVLSQTTQQNVTVSQPRFDSAVSLSSFMGRTPDRRSVNKPGPVGEKRRFRKQMSKAAVMKSLEFSEALPFAAFASLLVEMVARLGAVIDEVEELGSIACFKEYDNKTVDRTDVEVRIEKPVDLVVGD; via the exons atgtgGAACAAAAGCATAGAAATTACTATGGAAGATGATGAAGTTTCCAgaaggacgaggaagaagacaGAACATCccaagaagatgaagaacattCTAAAGAATCTATGGAATGTCGGAAAAGAAGATACGCGGAGATTGAAACATGCATTGAAAGTAGGAGTTTCATTAACACTTGTGTCCTTGTTGTATCTCATGGAACCTTTCTTCAAAG GTGCGACATTACGCAAGGGATTAAATAGAGGATTAGGGACACTAATAGCAGGATCTCTGGCATATCTTATTGAGTTTGTTGCTATTAATTCCGGTAAAATTTTCGGAGGTATCTTCATTGGCGCTGCTGTATTCATCATCG GATCAACGATAACGTATATGAGATTTGTTCCATACGTAAAGAAAAACTACGATTACGGTATGCTGGTATTTCTTTTGACGTTTAATCTAATCACTGTATCGAGTTACAGAATCGATACTGTAATTAAAATCGCACACCAGAGATTATTAACCATTGCTATGGGTATTGGCATTTGCCTTTTCATGAGCCTTTTGGTTTTTCCAATATGGTCTGGCGATGACCTTCACATGTCCACCGTTAGTAAGTTGCAAGGCCTCTCACGCTCTACTGAAG CCTGTGTAACTAAGTATTTcgaggagaaagagaaagacAATGAAGATTCAAATTCTgactctgatgatgatgatgtaatCTACAAAGGGTATAAGACTGTTTTGGATTCTAAATCCTCTGATGAAGCACTA GCGATGTATGCGAGTTGGGAGCCGAGACATTCACTGCGTTGTCATAAATTTCCATCTCAACAATACATCAAAATTGGATCTGTTCTTCGCAAGTTTGGTCACACTGTTGTTGCTCTTCACGGTTGCTTACAAACCGAGATTCAG ACTCCTACGTCTATTCGTATCCTCTTCAAAGATCCTTGTGTTAGACTAGCTGGAGAAATCTGCAAAGTTTTGTCGGAACTCTCTGAAAGCATTCTAAACAAACGTCACTGCTCGCCGGAGATTCTCTCCGACAATCTAGAAGTAGCGTTAAAAGATCTCAACGCAGCAATAAAATCACAACCTAAGCTCTTCTTGGGGTCTAACCTTCACGGTGACATCACCAACAAACACTTAAACCGCAATGTTTCATATTACAACGACAGTAATAACGTTGTCGGAAATGTTTTAAGTCAGACAACGCAACAAAACGTCACCGTATCACAGCCTCGGTTTGACAGCGCCGTTTCGCTCTCTAGCTTTATGGGTCGCACGCCAGACCGGAGGTCTGTGAATAAACCGGGACCGGTtggagagaagaggagatttAGGAAACAGATGAGTAAAGCCGCGGTTATGAAAAGTTTGGAGTTTTCGGAGGCGTTACCGTTTGCTGCGTTTGCGTCGCTTCTTGTGGAGATGGTGGCTAGGCTTGGTGCTGTGATTGATGAGGTGGAGGAGCTGGGATCTATCGCCTGTTTCAAGGAGTATGATAATAAGACTGTTGATCGGACGGATGTGGAAGTTCGAATTGAGAAACCGGTGGATCTAGTGGTTGGAGATTAA
- the LOC108807300 gene encoding aluminum-activated malate transporter 13 isoform X1, whose translation MWNKSIEITMEDDEVSRRTRKKTEHPKKMKNILKNLWNVGKEDTRRLKHALKVGVSLTLVSLLYLMEPFFKGIGKNAIWAVMTVVVVLEFSAGATLRKGLNRGLGTLIAGSLAYLIEFVAINSGKIFGGIFIGAAVFIIGSTITYMRFVPYVKKNYDYGMLVFLLTFNLITVSSYRIDTVIKIAHQRLLTIAMGIGICLFMSLLVFPIWSGDDLHMSTVSKLQGLSRSTEACVTKYFEEKEKDNEDSNSDSDDDDVIYKGYKTVLDSKSSDEALAMYASWEPRHSLRCHKFPSQQYIKIGSVLRKFGHTVVALHGCLQTEIQTPTSIRILFKDPCVRLAGEICKVLSELSESILNKRHCSPEILSDNLEVALKDLNAAIKSQPKLFLGSNLHGDITNKHLNRNVSYYNDSNNVVGNVLSQTTQQNVTVSQPRFDSAVSLSSFMGRTPDRRSVNKPGPVGEKRRFRKQMSKAAVMKSLEFSEALPFAAFASLLVEMVARLGAVIDEVEELGSIACFKEYDNKTVDRTDVEVRIEKPVDLVVGD comes from the exons atgtgGAACAAAAGCATAGAAATTACTATGGAAGATGATGAAGTTTCCAgaaggacgaggaagaagacaGAACATCccaagaagatgaagaacattCTAAAGAATCTATGGAATGTCGGAAAAGAAGATACGCGGAGATTGAAACATGCATTGAAAGTAGGAGTTTCATTAACACTTGTGTCCTTGTTGTATCTCATGGAACCTTTCTTCAAAGGTATCGGAAAAAATGCAATTTGGGCAGTCATGACTGTTGTTGTCGTTCTCGAGTTCTCTGCCG GTGCGACATTACGCAAGGGATTAAATAGAGGATTAGGGACACTAATAGCAGGATCTCTGGCATATCTTATTGAGTTTGTTGCTATTAATTCCGGTAAAATTTTCGGAGGTATCTTCATTGGCGCTGCTGTATTCATCATCG GATCAACGATAACGTATATGAGATTTGTTCCATACGTAAAGAAAAACTACGATTACGGTATGCTGGTATTTCTTTTGACGTTTAATCTAATCACTGTATCGAGTTACAGAATCGATACTGTAATTAAAATCGCACACCAGAGATTATTAACCATTGCTATGGGTATTGGCATTTGCCTTTTCATGAGCCTTTTGGTTTTTCCAATATGGTCTGGCGATGACCTTCACATGTCCACCGTTAGTAAGTTGCAAGGCCTCTCACGCTCTACTGAAG CCTGTGTAACTAAGTATTTcgaggagaaagagaaagacAATGAAGATTCAAATTCTgactctgatgatgatgatgtaatCTACAAAGGGTATAAGACTGTTTTGGATTCTAAATCCTCTGATGAAGCACTA GCGATGTATGCGAGTTGGGAGCCGAGACATTCACTGCGTTGTCATAAATTTCCATCTCAACAATACATCAAAATTGGATCTGTTCTTCGCAAGTTTGGTCACACTGTTGTTGCTCTTCACGGTTGCTTACAAACCGAGATTCAG ACTCCTACGTCTATTCGTATCCTCTTCAAAGATCCTTGTGTTAGACTAGCTGGAGAAATCTGCAAAGTTTTGTCGGAACTCTCTGAAAGCATTCTAAACAAACGTCACTGCTCGCCGGAGATTCTCTCCGACAATCTAGAAGTAGCGTTAAAAGATCTCAACGCAGCAATAAAATCACAACCTAAGCTCTTCTTGGGGTCTAACCTTCACGGTGACATCACCAACAAACACTTAAACCGCAATGTTTCATATTACAACGACAGTAATAACGTTGTCGGAAATGTTTTAAGTCAGACAACGCAACAAAACGTCACCGTATCACAGCCTCGGTTTGACAGCGCCGTTTCGCTCTCTAGCTTTATGGGTCGCACGCCAGACCGGAGGTCTGTGAATAAACCGGGACCGGTtggagagaagaggagatttAGGAAACAGATGAGTAAAGCCGCGGTTATGAAAAGTTTGGAGTTTTCGGAGGCGTTACCGTTTGCTGCGTTTGCGTCGCTTCTTGTGGAGATGGTGGCTAGGCTTGGTGCTGTGATTGATGAGGTGGAGGAGCTGGGATCTATCGCCTGTTTCAAGGAGTATGATAATAAGACTGTTGATCGGACGGATGTGGAAGTTCGAATTGAGAAACCGGTGGATCTAGTGGTTGGAGATTAA
- the LOC108809411 gene encoding NAC domain-containing protein 96, with the protein MGSSCLPPGFRFHPTDEELIDYYLKRKVKSLEIELEVIPVIDLYKFDPWELPDKSFLPNRDMEWFFFCSRDKKYPNGFRTNRGTKAGYWKATGKDRKITCLSSSAIGYRKTLVFYKGRAPLGDRTTWIMHEYRLCDDESSLQGSQHYYKGDFVLCRVAKKNKIKTCSKIRGNLSEQALGSGEISGYSSQVTSPSRYGTMPFHSFVNPVSTETDSSNIWISPDFIFDSSKEYPQIQDFTSENLHDFDFPVINNQNVDFPAGTLYSNVNQHMDESLQTGYWTNCGFDDTGLFGYTEFS; encoded by the exons ATGGGAAGTTCATGTTTACCTCCAGGATTTCGGTTTCATCCTACTGATGAAGAACTCATCGACTATTACTTGAAAAGAAAAGTCAAAAGTCTTGAGATCGAGCTTGAAGTCATTCCCGTTATTGATCTTTATAAATTTGATCCTTGGGAGTTACCAG ACAAGTCTTTTCTTCCAAACCGAGACATGGAATGGTTCTTCTTCTGTTCAAGGGacaaaaaatatccgaatggttTTCGTACAAATCGAGGAACAAAGGCCGGTTATTGGAAAGCAACCGGAAAAGACCGGAAAATTACTTGTCTTTCATCTTCTGCAATCGGTTATAGAAAAACCCTAGTTTTCTACAAAGGTCGTGCCCCGTTAGGCGATAGAACCACTTGGATCATGCATGAATATCGGCTATGCGATGATGAGAGTTCATTACAAGGTTCACAACATTATTATAAG GGAGATTTTGTGTTATGTCGTGTGGCTAAGAAGAATAAGATTAAAACTTGTTCGAAAATCCGAGGAAACCTAAGTGAACAAGCACTTGGATCAGGAGAAATTTCTGGTTATTCTAGTCAAGTGACTTCACCTAGTCGTTATGGAACGATGCCGTTTCACTCATTTGTCAATCCGGTTTCTACTGAAACAGACTCTTCCAACATTTGGATTTCACCTGATTTCATTTTTGATTcttcaaaa GAGTATCCTCAAATCCAAGATTTTACATCTGAAAACTTACACGACTTTGATTTTCCGGTTATCAATAATCAGAACGTAGATTTTCCAGCGGGTACCTTGTATAGCAATGTAAATCAGCACATGGATGAATCTCTGCAAACCGGTTATTGGACAAATTGTGGATTCGACGATACCGGTTTATTCGGTTATACAGAGTTCTCCTAG
- the LOC108808067 gene encoding uncharacterized protein LOC108808067 encodes MIYAVFNKLWGRKCRITIQKLDESSYLFHIPDEASRNWVLSRGIWHIDDCLMFFAPRTPEATLAIPEIKTIPIWVTFKKIPHIVYSIPGISHIASGLGAPMATHKPHLDPIHMGEAKILVEVELSKAFPQRIAASDDMGFISMVDVEYAWLPTVCTRCGQLGHKVKRCLQSDKDEAKNTDSAVEEVQVPSESAVEEAQAPSDSVVINKTSTNTLEQPNALSYAEKSVVAMSHIPSDMEVSPPNILLVMHNASTSVDPVTENEDDLLSLATLSILENMCMPPSSVCINETEESPSDPSHESSIDAIPSVEVNAPTVTQLQIGKDETIEVDLGSNIFASLISFEEEEDFIDSDKETGPMDLMTPSGKRILRERPVKPSTKAKEMHWHPTSRGRGNRGRGRRGGHG; translated from the coding sequence ATGATTTATGCGGTTTTCAACAAGCTATGGGGTAGGAAATGTAGAATCACCATACAAAAGTTGGATGAATCCAGTTATCTTTTTCACATTCCTGATGAAGCTTCGAGGAATTGGGTACTTTCAAGAGGTATTTGGCACATTGACGACTGCCTAATGTTTTTTGCTCCACGGACACCAGAAGCAACCCTAGCTATTCCTGAGATCAAGACTATTCCTATTTGGGTAACTTTTAAAAAGATACCTCACATTGTTTACTCAATTCCGGGAATTAGTCACATAGCTTCCGGGTTAGGAGCTCCAATGGCGACTCATAAACCTCACTTGGATCCCATACATATGGGAGAAGCAAAAATCCTAGTTGAAGTAGAGTTGAGTAAAGCTTTTCCTCAAAGGATTGCAGCAAGCGACGATATGGGTTTCATTTCTATGGTGGATGTCGAATATGCGTGGTTGCCCACTGTTTGTACTAGATGCGGACAATTAGGACACAAGGTGAAGCGTTGTCTACAATCTGATAAAGATGAAGCGAAGAACACTGATTCTGCTGTTGAGGAGGTCCAAGTACCATCTGAATCTGCTGTTGAGGAGGCCCAAGCTCCATCAGATTCAGTCGTCATCAACAAGACATCTACTAATACTCTGGAACAACCAAATGCGCTGTCATATGCTGAAAAATCTGTGGTTGCTATGTCACATATTCCATCAGATATGGAGGTATCTCCTCCTAATATTCTCCTTGTTATGCATAATGCATCAACGTCGGTTGATCCAGTCACTGAAAATGAGGATGATTTGTTATCTTTAGCTACTTTATCTATTCTTGAGAACATGTGCATGCCTCCTTCGTCTGTTTGCATCAACGAGACTGAGGAGTCTCCGTCTGATCCTTCCCATGAGTCATCAATTGATGCAATTCCCAGCGTTGAAGTAAACGCTCCAACAGTCACTCAGTTACAAATAGGAAAAGATGAAACAATTGAGGTAGACCTTGGCTCTAACATATTTGCTTCATTAATATCtttcgaggaagaagaagatttcaTAGATTCAGATAAGGAGACGGGACCCATGGATCTTATGACACCTTCGGGGAAAAGGATCCTTCGGGAGAGACCAGTTAAACCTTCCACAAAAGCAAAGGAGATGCATTGGCATCCCACTAGCCGTGGACGAGGAAATCGGGGTCGTGGACGACGCGGTGGACACGGTTAG